In Opitutaceae bacterium TAV5, one genomic interval encodes:
- a CDS encoding dihydrolipoamide acetyltransferase, with the protein MADIIEMPKLSDTMTVGTLVKWLKKEGDTVATGDMLAEVETDKATMELECFFDGTLLKIFSPAGSQVAIGAPLCAVGKPGEKVDAPEAAPAAPAAEAPAEAKPENKSAEPAPAPAAPASAATPAPAPEADAAPASGADDERLRISPLARKLARSKGIDPSTIKGSGPGGRILREDVLAAEKAGTASPAKPAAGKPATSATAQVILGKGPIQEERSVPVSTMRGVIAKRLLESKTTIPHFYLDIDIDAEPLLTLRQQLNTALEQSGVKVSVNDFILKACAEALRRVPAVNASWTDTAIKYHAAAHVSFAVAIDDGLITPVVRDAHDKSVVQIATEARTLGKLAKDKKLKPDQFSGGTFCVSNLGMMGIPRFSPIINPPNAAILGVGTTVRKPVVKNDQIVIGQVLTLTLSCDHRVVDGAVGAKFLGALKEVLENPLLLLV; encoded by the coding sequence ATGGCCGACATCATCGAAATGCCGAAACTCAGCGACACCATGACGGTGGGAACGCTGGTCAAGTGGCTCAAGAAGGAAGGCGACACCGTCGCCACCGGCGACATGCTGGCCGAAGTCGAGACCGACAAGGCCACGATGGAGCTCGAATGTTTCTTCGACGGCACGCTCCTCAAAATCTTCTCGCCGGCCGGTTCCCAGGTCGCCATCGGCGCCCCGCTTTGCGCCGTCGGAAAACCCGGGGAAAAAGTCGATGCCCCCGAAGCCGCTCCTGCCGCTCCCGCAGCCGAAGCTCCCGCCGAAGCGAAACCGGAAAACAAATCCGCCGAACCCGCTCCGGCCCCCGCCGCCCCCGCATCCGCCGCCACCCCTGCGCCGGCCCCCGAGGCCGATGCGGCTCCGGCAAGCGGCGCCGACGACGAACGCCTGCGCATCTCGCCGCTCGCCCGCAAGCTCGCCCGCAGCAAGGGCATCGACCCCTCCACGATCAAGGGCAGCGGACCCGGCGGCCGCATCCTCCGCGAAGACGTGCTCGCCGCCGAAAAAGCCGGCACCGCCTCGCCCGCCAAACCGGCAGCCGGCAAACCCGCCACTTCCGCCACCGCCCAAGTGATCCTCGGCAAAGGGCCGATCCAGGAAGAACGCTCCGTGCCCGTATCGACCATGCGCGGCGTCATCGCCAAACGCCTCCTCGAATCGAAGACCACGATCCCGCACTTCTATCTCGATATCGACATCGACGCCGAACCGCTCCTCACGCTCCGGCAGCAGCTCAACACCGCGCTCGAACAATCCGGCGTCAAGGTCTCCGTCAACGACTTCATCCTCAAAGCCTGCGCCGAGGCCCTCCGCCGCGTGCCGGCGGTCAACGCTTCCTGGACCGATACTGCCATCAAGTACCACGCCGCGGCTCATGTTTCCTTTGCCGTGGCCATCGACGACGGGCTGATTACACCGGTCGTCCGCGATGCGCACGACAAGAGCGTCGTGCAGATTGCGACCGAAGCCAGGACGCTCGGCAAGCTCGCCAAGGACAAAAAACTCAAGCCCGACCAGTTCAGCGGCGGCACTTTCTGCGTGAGCAATCTCGGCATGATGGGCATTCCGCGTTTTTCGCCGATCATCAATCCGCCCAATGCCGCGATCCTCGGCGTCGGCACGACGGTCAGGAAACCGGTGGTGAAAAATGACCAGATCGTCATCGGCCAGGTGCTCACGCTGACCCTGAGCTGCGATCACCGCGTGGTGGACGGAGCCGTCGGCGCGAAATTCCTCGGAGCACTCAAGGAAGTGCTGGAGAACCCGCTGCTGCTGCTCGTGTAA
- a CDS encoding pyruvate dehydrogenase subunit beta, protein MPVITYREAVRAALAEELERDENVVLLGEEVGQFHGAYKVSEGLLEKFGPKRIVDTPISEAGFIGLGVGASMLGIRPVMELMFWSFYSVAFDQILNNAANVRYMSGGLINCPIVIRGPANGGTNVGATHSHTPENVLANHPGVKVVVPSTARDAKGLLKSAIRDNDPVFFLENTILYGEKGEVPDNGELIPLGVADVKREGTDLTIVTYGRSVLHSLAAAAILEKEHDISTEIVDLRTIRPLDFDTVRKSVAKTHRVLIVEEQKPFASVGSQLAFMIQNEAFDELDGPIQRLATIDAPAIYSPPVEAEQLPNPQRVLKAALATVNG, encoded by the coding sequence ATGCCCGTCATCACCTACCGCGAAGCCGTCCGCGCCGCTCTCGCCGAAGAACTCGAACGTGACGAAAACGTCGTCCTCCTCGGCGAGGAAGTCGGCCAGTTCCACGGAGCCTACAAGGTCTCCGAAGGGCTCCTCGAAAAGTTCGGCCCCAAGCGCATCGTCGACACGCCGATCTCCGAAGCCGGCTTCATCGGCCTCGGCGTCGGCGCCTCCATGCTCGGCATCCGGCCCGTCATGGAACTCATGTTCTGGTCGTTCTACTCGGTCGCCTTCGACCAGATCCTCAACAATGCCGCCAATGTCCGTTACATGAGCGGCGGCCTTATCAACTGCCCCATCGTCATCCGCGGCCCGGCCAACGGCGGCACCAACGTCGGCGCCACCCACTCGCACACGCCGGAAAACGTCCTCGCCAATCACCCCGGCGTGAAAGTCGTCGTCCCCTCCACCGCACGCGATGCCAAGGGCCTCCTCAAGTCCGCCATCCGCGACAACGACCCCGTTTTCTTCCTGGAAAACACCATCCTCTACGGCGAGAAAGGCGAAGTCCCCGACAACGGCGAACTCATCCCCCTCGGCGTGGCCGACGTGAAACGCGAAGGCACCGATCTCACCATCGTCACCTACGGCCGCTCCGTCCTCCATTCGCTCGCCGCCGCCGCCATCCTGGAGAAAGAGCACGACATCTCCACCGAGATCGTGGACCTGCGCACCATCCGCCCTCTCGATTTCGACACCGTCAGGAAATCCGTCGCCAAGACCCACCGCGTGCTCATCGTCGAGGAGCAGAAACCCTTCGCCAGCGTCGGCTCGCAACTCGCTTTCATGATCCAGAACGAAGCCTTCGACGAACTCGACGGCCCCATCCAGCGCCTCGCCACCATTGACGCGCCCGCCATCTACAGCCCGCCCGTCGAGGCCGAACAGCTGCCCAACCCGCAACGCGTGCTCAAGGCCGCCCTCGCCACCGTCAACGGCTGA